From a region of the Campylobacter showae genome:
- a CDS encoding DUF493 domain-containing protein → MATTCDLNKEPEIIYPNFWEYKIIVLENENAEAIAQGVVGERQHKITPSKSSKEGKYKSYNLSVLVNSNEERLEIFSALRRVCKYVL, encoded by the coding sequence GTGGCGACTACGTGCGATCTAAATAAAGAACCAGAAATCATCTATCCAAATTTTTGGGAATACAAAATCATCGTGCTCGAAAACGAAAACGCCGAAGCTATCGCGCAGGGCGTCGTAGGCGAAAGGCAGCACAAGATAACGCCGTCAAAATCGAGCAAAGAGGGCAAATACAAAAGCTACAATCTAAGCGTTTTGGTTAATTCTAACGAGGAGCGATTAGAGATATTTTCCGCGCTAAGACGCGTTTGCAAATACGTACTATAA
- a CDS encoding DUF4299 family protein — protein sequence MSITFFVKNKKKFLVGLVPVMSVEEALRLVPNLSQFNADEDDEEFDAESFYGAKLDELDCLVAGTDGLSGRGFEIGYEDGAYNVRIGTPSTRTDWQIALEYLKNLALKMDSEITSEDGEKFSAQNIESFNYEHDIRAGLEAIEQNLQKEAQISTIYGIRNEVSFDQKIIARILGAKDPAGEFSKFVTDIQNLDAYFANQMFYRRNDNGEISGDYVLSQDVVTVLPYEPSVEYKNLQMLGDEKVVHWSVAIFGGEGDDEEKYEILATLKYESFIQNLPKEKYKFIDAKNIVVSAFSKDEFDALIAKCGKEGLAD from the coding sequence ATGAGCATCACGTTTTTCGTCAAAAATAAAAAGAAGTTTCTAGTCGGCCTTGTGCCCGTGATGAGCGTAGAGGAGGCGCTGCGACTGGTGCCGAATTTATCGCAGTTTAACGCGGACGAGGATGACGAGGAGTTTGACGCAGAGAGCTTTTATGGCGCGAAGCTCGACGAGCTTGACTGCCTCGTCGCCGGTACGGACGGACTTAGCGGGCGCGGCTTTGAGATCGGCTACGAGGATGGCGCCTACAACGTCCGCATCGGCACGCCAAGCACCCGCACGGACTGGCAAATCGCGCTAGAGTACCTAAAAAACCTAGCCCTAAAAATGGACAGCGAAATAACGAGCGAGGACGGGGAGAAATTTAGCGCGCAAAATATCGAAAGCTTTAACTATGAGCACGACATACGCGCGGGGCTAGAGGCGATAGAGCAAAATTTGCAAAAAGAGGCGCAAATCAGTACTATTTACGGCATAAGAAACGAAGTGTCGTTCGATCAAAAGATCATAGCTCGTATCCTCGGCGCGAAGGATCCCGCGGGCGAATTTAGCAAATTCGTAACCGATATCCAAAACCTGGATGCGTATTTTGCAAATCAGATGTTTTATCGCAGGAACGATAACGGCGAGATCAGCGGAGATTACGTCCTGTCGCAAGATGTCGTTACCGTGCTGCCGTATGAGCCTAGCGTAGAATATAAAAATTTGCAAATGCTAGGCGATGAGAAAGTCGTACACTGGTCGGTCGCGATATTTGGCGGAGAGGGCGATGATGAGGAAAAATACGAAATCCTAGCGACGCTGAAATATGAAAGTTTCATCCAAAATTTGCCAAAAGAAAAGTACAAATTTATCGACGCGAAAAATATCGTCGTAAGCGCGTTTAGCAAAGATGAATTTGACGCGCTCATTGCAAAATGCGGCAAAGAGGGGCTGGCGGACTAA
- the moaC gene encoding cyclic pyranopterin monophosphate synthase MoaC, with protein sequence MLTHIDENNRPKMVDVSDKGVTTRIAVASGIIKMSREAFDAIKNNTGKKGPVLQTAVVGAIMGAKKTSELIPMCHPLLISGINCDIEELEGICAYMLTVSVKIDGKTGVEMEALTGVSVGLLTIYDMIKAIDKTMQITDIALESKSGGKSGDYVRSK encoded by the coding sequence ATGCTAACTCACATAGACGAAAACAACCGCCCCAAAATGGTCGACGTAAGCGACAAGGGCGTAACTACGCGCATAGCCGTAGCAAGCGGCATCATAAAAATGTCGCGCGAAGCCTTTGACGCGATCAAAAACAACACGGGCAAAAAAGGCCCCGTCCTGCAAACCGCCGTCGTAGGCGCGATAATGGGCGCAAAAAAGACGAGCGAACTCATCCCGATGTGCCATCCGCTGCTAATCAGCGGCATAAACTGCGACATCGAGGAGTTAGAGGGTATCTGCGCCTACATGCTAACCGTTAGCGTCAAGATAGACGGCAAAACAGGCGTCGAGATGGAGGCGCTAACAGGCGTTAGCGTCGGTCTCCTAACGATCTACGATATGATAAAAGCGATAGATAAAACCATGCAGATAACAGATATCGCGCTAGAAAGCAAGAGCGGAGGCAAAAGTGGCGACTACGTGCGATCTAAATAA
- a CDS encoding MalY/PatB family protein, producing MKYDFDAPVERGGTYSSKWKTSGDELPMWVADMDFKVAPEILKALQKRLDNGVFGYSYVPQEWSEAICSWWSRRHDVKFDPSWLIFCTGVIPIISSAVRKFTSVGDKIVIQSPVYHVFYRSIENNGRIALANELAYDGRGYDIDFADLEEKLADPLTTMFILCNPHNPVGKIWSEEKLAKIGELCAKHGVLVISDEIHCDITSPGKSYVPFIRASETCKNISITCVSPTKAFNIAGLQSSAAVVPNPKLRAKMAKAINDDEVGEGNAFSCIAAIAAFERGEAWLEQMREYVEQNRKIVSEFLQNELPQIRLVEQDATYLLWLDCREICDDASDFHKFLRQKAGLWLNDGNAYRGAEKCFLRLNIATQRSRVLEGLKRLKSGALAYAKSRQ from the coding sequence ATGAAATACGATTTTGACGCACCAGTAGAGCGAGGCGGGACGTATTCGTCAAAATGGAAAACGAGCGGCGACGAGCTGCCGATGTGGGTGGCGGATATGGATTTTAAGGTCGCACCCGAAATTTTAAAAGCGCTGCAAAAGCGCCTGGATAACGGGGTTTTTGGCTATTCGTACGTGCCGCAGGAGTGGAGCGAGGCCATTTGCTCGTGGTGGAGCAGGCGCCACGACGTCAAATTTGACCCGAGCTGGCTGATTTTTTGCACGGGCGTGATCCCGATTATTAGCTCCGCCGTGCGCAAATTTACGAGCGTGGGCGATAAAATCGTGATCCAAAGCCCCGTCTATCACGTCTTTTACCGCAGTATCGAAAACAACGGTAGGATCGCGCTCGCAAACGAGCTAGCCTACGACGGGCGCGGCTACGATATTGATTTTGCCGACCTAGAAGAAAAGCTCGCCGATCCGCTAACTACGATGTTTATCCTTTGCAACCCGCACAATCCCGTAGGTAAAATTTGGAGCGAGGAAAAGCTAGCCAAAATCGGCGAACTATGCGCTAAGCACGGCGTTTTGGTGATATCTGACGAGATACACTGCGACATCACGAGTCCCGGCAAAAGCTACGTGCCCTTTATCCGCGCGAGCGAAACTTGCAAAAACATCTCGATCACCTGCGTTTCGCCGACTAAAGCCTTTAACATCGCAGGCCTGCAAAGCTCCGCCGCCGTGGTGCCAAACCCAAAACTGCGCGCCAAAATGGCAAAAGCCATCAACGACGACGAGGTCGGCGAGGGCAATGCGTTTTCTTGTATCGCGGCGATCGCGGCGTTTGAACGGGGAGAAGCGTGGCTCGAGCAGATGCGCGAATACGTAGAGCAAAACCGCAAAATCGTAAGCGAGTTTTTGCAAAACGAACTGCCGCAGATCAGGCTTGTAGAGCAGGACGCCACGTATCTGCTCTGGCTTGACTGCCGCGAAATTTGCGACGACGCGAGCGATTTTCATAAGTTTTTACGCCAAAAAGCGGGGCTTTGGCTAAACGACGGCAACGCGTATAGAGGTGCCGAGAAGTGCTTCCTGCGCCTTAACATCGCCACGCAAAGATCGCGCGTGCTGGAGGGGCTAAAACGCCTAAAATCAGGCGCTCTAGCCTACGCGAAAAGCAGGCAATAA